A genomic region of Rhizobium sp. NXC24 contains the following coding sequences:
- a CDS encoding FAD-dependent oxidoreductase, translating into MAYTNFTVETDADGIALVTWDMPGKSMNVFTGEVLEELNAIIDATVADKATKGVVITSGKSSFSGGADLSMIKSLFSVYQDEKAKNPATAAQKLFDLVGRMTGLFRKLETCGKPWVSAINGTCMGGALEMSLACHGRVASNAKSVKLALPEVKVGIFPGAGGTQRIARLTDAQSALQMMTTGQSLTAARAKAMNLVHHVVEPDQLIPAAKQMIKDGLKPIAPWDEKGFKVPGGGIWTPAAAQLWPAAPAILRRETSGNYPAALAILKCVYEGLQVPFDTGLKIEQRYFTQVLQTTEAYAMIRSLFISMQELGKGARRPAGQPKTELKKVGVVGAGFMGASIAYVTAAAGIAVTLIDRDMEAAGKGKAVSEGLVKESIGKGRFTQDEAAALLARITPSADYADLKDADLVIEAVFEDRDVKKAVIEAVEAVLPAGAVFASNTSTLPISGLAKDSKRPADFIGIHFFSPVEKMMLTEVILGKETGDRALAVALDYVAAIKKTPIVVNDTRGFFVNRCVLRYMSEAYDMLIEGVPPAMIENAAKMAGMPVGPLALNDEVALDLSLKILKAAVADLGDKAVNPEHMQLVTRLVEDEGRFGRKNSKGFYDYPPKPAKKSLWPGLKEMYPQKKAEEIDVNVLKQRFLVTIALEAARTMEEGIVTDPREADVGSILGFGFAPYTGGALSYIDGMGVKAFVDVCESLASAYGKQFKPTALLKDMAAKGETFYGRFDPYRVKAAA; encoded by the coding sequence ATGGCTTACACGAATTTCACCGTCGAGACCGACGCGGACGGCATCGCACTCGTCACCTGGGACATGCCCGGCAAGTCCATGAACGTCTTCACCGGCGAGGTGTTGGAGGAACTGAACGCCATCATCGATGCGACCGTCGCCGACAAGGCGACCAAGGGCGTGGTCATTACCTCGGGAAAATCCTCCTTCTCCGGGGGCGCCGACCTGTCGATGATCAAATCGCTCTTCTCTGTCTATCAGGACGAGAAGGCGAAGAATCCGGCGACAGCGGCACAAAAGCTGTTCGATCTCGTTGGCCGGATGACCGGCTTGTTCCGCAAGCTCGAAACCTGCGGCAAGCCCTGGGTATCGGCCATCAACGGCACTTGCATGGGCGGTGCGCTGGAGATGTCTCTCGCCTGCCACGGCCGCGTCGCCTCCAATGCCAAGAGCGTCAAGCTGGCATTGCCGGAGGTTAAGGTTGGCATCTTCCCCGGCGCCGGCGGCACGCAGCGCATCGCGCGCCTGACGGACGCGCAGTCCGCCCTGCAGATGATGACGACGGGCCAGTCGCTGACTGCAGCACGGGCCAAAGCGATGAACCTGGTCCATCATGTGGTCGAGCCGGATCAATTGATCCCTGCCGCCAAGCAGATGATCAAGGACGGTCTGAAGCCTATCGCGCCCTGGGATGAAAAGGGCTTCAAGGTGCCCGGAGGCGGCATCTGGACGCCGGCTGCCGCGCAGCTCTGGCCGGCAGCCCCGGCAATCCTTCGCCGCGAGACATCGGGCAACTATCCGGCCGCACTCGCCATCCTCAAATGCGTCTACGAAGGCCTGCAGGTGCCTTTCGATACCGGCCTCAAGATCGAGCAGCGCTATTTCACGCAGGTGCTGCAGACGACCGAAGCCTATGCGATGATCCGCTCGCTGTTCATCTCCATGCAGGAGCTCGGCAAGGGCGCCCGGCGTCCGGCAGGCCAGCCGAAGACGGAGCTGAAGAAGGTCGGCGTCGTCGGCGCCGGTTTCATGGGAGCCTCGATCGCCTATGTCACCGCAGCCGCCGGTATCGCCGTTACCCTCATCGACCGCGACATGGAAGCGGCCGGCAAGGGCAAGGCGGTTTCGGAAGGCCTGGTCAAGGAATCCATCGGTAAGGGGCGATTTACGCAAGACGAAGCGGCGGCACTCCTTGCCCGCATTACGCCGTCAGCCGATTACGCCGATCTGAAGGACGCCGACTTAGTCATCGAGGCAGTGTTCGAGGATCGCGACGTCAAGAAAGCCGTCATCGAGGCTGTTGAAGCGGTGCTGCCCGCGGGCGCCGTCTTCGCCTCCAATACCTCGACCCTGCCTATATCAGGGCTTGCGAAGGATTCCAAACGGCCCGCCGATTTCATCGGCATCCATTTCTTCTCGCCGGTCGAGAAGATGATGCTGACCGAAGTCATCCTCGGCAAGGAAACGGGCGACCGCGCCCTTGCCGTCGCGCTCGATTACGTCGCCGCCATCAAGAAGACGCCGATCGTTGTCAACGACACCCGCGGCTTCTTCGTCAATCGCTGCGTGCTGCGCTACATGTCGGAAGCCTATGACATGCTGATCGAAGGCGTGCCACCGGCGATGATCGAGAATGCCGCCAAGATGGCCGGCATGCCGGTCGGGCCTCTGGCGCTCAACGACGAGGTCGCCCTCGACCTGTCGCTGAAGATCCTCAAGGCTGCTGTGGCCGATCTTGGCGACAAGGCCGTTAATCCCGAGCACATGCAGTTGGTCACGCGTTTGGTGGAAGACGAGGGCCGCTTCGGTCGCAAGAATTCCAAGGGCTTTTACGACTATCCGCCAAAACCGGCCAAGAAGTCGCTTTGGCCGGGCTTGAAGGAAATGTACCCGCAGAAGAAGGCCGAGGAGATCGACGTTAACGTCCTGAAGCAACGCTTCCTCGTCACCATCGCGCTGGAGGCCGCCCGCACCATGGAAGAGGGCATCGTCACCGACCCGCGCGAAGCCGATGTCGGCTCTATCCTTGGCTTCGGCTTTGCTCCCTACACCGGCGGCGCGCTGTCCTACATCGACGGCATGGGCGTCAAAGCCTTCGTGGATGTTTGTGAATCGTTAGCTTCAGCTTACGGTAAGCAGTTCAAGCCGACGGCGCTGCTGAAGGACATGGCGGCGAAGGGCGAGACGTTTTATGGGCGGTTTGATCCGTATCGCGTAAAGGCGGCGGCCTGA
- a CDS encoding nuclear transport factor 2 family protein: MAEIIGNREEADAIFAMLVAWATAIGEKNVAGVMSHVTDDIVEFTLAPPLQYKGKDQPGLQSWFDTWQGPIEGDVEDQKLTIGGDVAFWSGLTHMLGTKTDGTKVDLWFRETLGLRKEAGVWKIAHDHASVPFAMDGSGLAELRLKP, from the coding sequence ATGGCCGAGATTATTGGAAACCGCGAAGAAGCCGACGCCATCTTTGCCATGCTTGTCGCTTGGGCAACGGCGATCGGAGAAAAGAACGTCGCCGGCGTCATGTCGCATGTGACCGACGACATCGTGGAATTCACCCTGGCGCCACCGCTGCAATACAAGGGCAAGGATCAGCCTGGCCTGCAGAGCTGGTTCGATACCTGGCAGGGGCCGATCGAAGGCGATGTCGAAGACCAGAAGCTGACGATCGGCGGGGATGTCGCTTTCTGGAGCGGCCTGACGCACATGCTGGGCACCAAGACCGACGGCACCAAGGTCGACCTCTGGTTCCGCGAGACGCTCGGCCTCAGAAAGGAAGCCGGTGTCTGGAAGATCGCTCACGATCACGCATCGGTCCCCTTCGCCATGGACGGCAGTGGGTTGGCGGAGCTTAGGTTAAAGCCGTAG
- a CDS encoding MFS transporter: MTAIESTDNSLLRRGRRLAPFFHAATSATFFAASSAPTPLYRIYQQVFAFSPVLITVIFAVYAFALLISLLIVGSISDHLGRRPVIFASLILNMVAMALFLTADGPNWLIAARIVQGFATGAAAASLGAALVDLDPARGSVTNSIAPLIGMAIGAFGTSALVQYAPAPTLLVYAIVLALLVIQAVLIWITPETTRRRPGLIASLRPEVAIPPQARRTLLALTPINVAVWALGGFYLSLVPSLVSATTGSTLPLVGGSVVGTLTISGAASVFLLRKRPAATALAFGISTMTLGLLAVVAGVHLAEVPLLIAGTMIAGTGFGANFLGAVRSIMPLAKADERAGLLSAFYIQSYLAFSLPAILAGFLSKAVGFTATTDIYAASILVLVVSGVLALRTGREKVTVSACT, from the coding sequence ATGACCGCGATCGAATCCACCGACAATTCACTGCTGCGACGTGGCCGCCGGTTGGCGCCATTTTTCCATGCCGCCACCAGCGCCACTTTCTTTGCCGCCTCGTCTGCGCCGACGCCGCTCTATCGAATCTATCAGCAAGTCTTCGCCTTCTCGCCGGTGCTGATCACGGTGATCTTCGCCGTCTATGCCTTCGCGCTCCTCATTTCGCTTCTGATCGTCGGTTCGATCTCCGATCATCTGGGACGACGGCCGGTGATCTTTGCCTCGCTTATCCTCAATATGGTGGCGATGGCGCTGTTTTTAACGGCCGACGGCCCGAATTGGTTGATTGCCGCGCGCATCGTGCAAGGCTTCGCGACGGGTGCCGCGGCAGCCTCGCTCGGCGCCGCACTCGTCGATCTCGATCCGGCCAGGGGTTCGGTGACCAACAGCATCGCGCCGCTTATCGGCATGGCGATCGGCGCGTTCGGAACCAGCGCCCTTGTGCAATATGCGCCGGCGCCGACACTTCTCGTCTATGCAATCGTGCTTGCTCTTCTCGTCATACAGGCCGTGCTGATTTGGATAACGCCTGAAACCACCCGGCGTAGACCGGGCCTTATCGCCTCGCTCAGGCCCGAGGTGGCCATACCGCCGCAGGCACGCCGGACATTGCTGGCGCTGACTCCGATCAATGTCGCGGTCTGGGCGCTTGGCGGCTTCTATCTTTCGCTGGTCCCGTCATTGGTCAGCGCCACGACGGGCAGCACCTTGCCCCTCGTCGGCGGTTCGGTCGTCGGCACATTGACTATCAGTGGAGCTGCCTCCGTGTTTTTGCTGCGCAAAAGACCTGCGGCAACCGCGCTGGCCTTCGGCATATCCACCATGACGCTCGGCCTTCTCGCCGTGGTCGCCGGCGTGCATTTGGCGGAGGTGCCGCTCCTCATCGCCGGCACGATGATCGCGGGCACCGGCTTCGGCGCCAATTTCCTCGGGGCCGTGCGCAGCATCATGCCATTGGCCAAGGCCGACGAACGCGCCGGCCTGCTTTCGGCATTCTACATCCAGAGCTATCTGGCCTTCAGCCTGCCCGCCATTTTGGCTGGGTTCCTGTCGAAGGCGGTTGGGTTCACCGCAACGACGGATATCTATGCTGCCTCCATTCTGGTTCTGGTCGTCAGCGGCGTGCTGGCATTGAGGACCGGCCGGGAGAAGGTCACGGTGTCGGCGTGCACCTGA
- a CDS encoding TetR/AcrR family transcriptional regulator encodes MNSKENPRPGGRSARVQAAVHQAVREMLAGMERADVTIPLIAQRANVTPSTIYRRWGDLQELLADVAASRLQPETEPLKTGSARMDLQAWAEQYADEMSSGAGRQMIRDILAVSGTANAEKCSGYTQQQVRMIVARAKEQGAAFPTLTEVMDFVISPIMYRILFDQVPSSDYIHGLISRVMPKDAAKSKTAEITPDVSGA; translated from the coding sequence ATGAATTCAAAGGAAAACCCGCGCCCCGGCGGGCGCAGCGCAAGGGTGCAGGCCGCTGTGCATCAGGCGGTTCGCGAGATGTTGGCCGGGATGGAACGCGCCGATGTGACGATCCCGCTTATTGCGCAGCGCGCCAATGTGACGCCATCGACGATCTATCGCCGCTGGGGCGACTTGCAGGAATTGCTGGCAGATGTCGCCGCTTCGCGGCTGCAGCCGGAAACGGAGCCGCTCAAAACCGGCAGCGCCAGGATGGACCTGCAGGCCTGGGCCGAGCAATATGCTGACGAAATGTCCTCCGGCGCCGGCCGGCAGATGATCCGCGATATCTTGGCGGTGTCCGGCACGGCGAATGCGGAGAAGTGCTCGGGCTACACGCAGCAGCAAGTACGTATGATCGTCGCCCGGGCGAAAGAGCAGGGCGCGGCCTTTCCGACGCTCACCGAAGTGATGGACTTCGTCATCTCACCGATCATGTACCGCATTCTCTTCGATCAGGTGCCGAGCAGCGACTATATTCATGGCCTGATCTCGCGGGTCATGCCCAAGGATGCGGCCAAATCCAAAACTGCGGAAATAACCCCCGATGTGTCCGGCGCCTGA
- the mscL gene encoding large conductance mechanosensitive channel protein MscL has translation MLNEFKAFIARGNVMDLAVGVIIGGAFGGIVKSLVDDIIMPIVGAIFGGFDFSNYFVGLSSAVNAPTLAAARAQGAVFAYGNFITVLINFLILAWIIFLMVKGVNTLQKQVARKEEKAAEAAPPPADVQLLTEIRDLLARRPAV, from the coding sequence ATGCTGAATGAATTCAAGGCATTTATCGCCCGCGGCAACGTCATGGATCTCGCGGTCGGCGTGATCATCGGTGGCGCCTTTGGCGGTATCGTCAAGTCGCTGGTTGACGATATCATCATGCCGATCGTCGGCGCCATTTTCGGCGGCTTCGATTTTTCGAACTACTTCGTCGGCCTTTCCTCGGCGGTCAACGCGCCGACGCTCGCCGCCGCCCGCGCCCAGGGCGCGGTTTTCGCCTACGGCAATTTCATCACCGTCCTCATCAATTTCCTCATCCTGGCCTGGATCATCTTCCTGATGGTCAAGGGCGTGAACACGCTGCAAAAGCAGGTCGCGCGCAAGGAAGAGAAGGCCGCGGAAGCTGCACCGCCGCCGGCTGACGTGCAATTGCTCACTGAAATCCGCGATCTCCTGGCCAGGCGTCCCGCCGTCTGA
- a CDS encoding pyridoxal phosphate-dependent aminotransferase, giving the protein MSILDSLSPRALAAPESGIVEVVNYARGRDGLLPLWVGEGDLPTPDFINRATMASLNAGETFYTWQRGIPELRQALSDYYGRHFGVSLPMEHFYVTGSGMQAIQLSVQAITSPGDEMIYLSPAWPNIAAALEIAGARSVAVPLQFENGKWTLDLELLKAAITPKTKGLFINTPSNPTGWTATHQDLRDILALAREYGLWIMADEIYALYYYAGGRAPSFLDVRQADDRIMFVNSFSKNWSMTGWRVGWIVAPAELGQVIENLVQYSTSGVAQFMQKGAVAALNEGDDFVRSNIAKAARSRDILCDALIATNRVHTLKPDGALYAFLKIDGVTDSRKAALDIVDKTGVGLAPGTAFGKGGELFMRACFLRDPAQVADTAERLSRYILSL; this is encoded by the coding sequence ATGTCGATATTGGATAGCCTCAGCCCGCGTGCGCTGGCCGCGCCCGAAAGCGGGATTGTGGAAGTGGTGAACTATGCCCGTGGCCGTGATGGCCTGCTGCCGCTCTGGGTCGGCGAGGGCGACCTGCCGACGCCGGATTTCATCAACCGCGCGACCATGGCCTCGCTCAATGCCGGCGAAACCTTCTATACGTGGCAGCGCGGCATACCGGAGTTGCGCCAGGCACTTTCCGACTATTATGGGCGACATTTCGGCGTCTCTCTGCCGATGGAGCATTTTTACGTCACCGGTTCGGGCATGCAGGCGATCCAGCTCTCGGTGCAGGCGATCACCTCGCCCGGCGATGAGATGATCTATCTCTCGCCGGCCTGGCCGAATATTGCGGCCGCGCTCGAGATCGCCGGCGCCCGCTCGGTCGCCGTGCCGCTGCAGTTCGAAAACGGCAAGTGGACGCTCGATCTTGAGCTTTTGAAAGCGGCGATCACGCCGAAAACCAAAGGCCTCTTCATCAATACGCCGTCGAACCCGACCGGCTGGACGGCGACGCATCAAGACCTCCGCGATATCCTGGCGCTTGCCAGGGAATACGGCCTCTGGATCATGGCCGACGAGATCTACGCGCTCTATTACTATGCCGGCGGCCGGGCGCCCTCCTTCCTTGACGTCCGGCAAGCCGACGACAGGATCATGTTCGTCAACTCCTTCTCGAAGAATTGGTCGATGACCGGCTGGCGCGTCGGCTGGATCGTGGCGCCTGCGGAGCTTGGCCAGGTCATCGAAAATCTCGTGCAGTACTCGACCTCCGGTGTGGCGCAGTTTATGCAAAAGGGCGCCGTTGCCGCTTTGAACGAAGGCGATGATTTCGTCCGCTCCAACATCGCCAAGGCGGCCCGTTCGCGCGATATCCTTTGCGACGCGCTGATCGCGACCAATCGCGTCCACACGCTGAAGCCGGATGGCGCACTCTATGCCTTCCTGAAGATCGACGGCGTCACCGACAGCCGCAAGGCCGCCCTCGATATCGTCGACAAGACCGGTGTTGGCCTGGCACCCGGAACGGCCTTCGGCAAGGGCGGCGAACTCTTCATGCGGGCCTGTTTCCTGCGTGATCCCGCGCAGGTAGCGGATACCGCTGAACGCCTAAGCCGCTATATCCTGAGTTTGTAA
- the galE gene encoding UDP-glucose 4-epimerase GalE produces the protein MTVLVTGGAGYIGSHMVWKLLDAGEDVVVIDRLSTGFRWAVAPAARFYLGDVADEVLLQKIFAENDIDAVVHFAGSAVVPASIEDPLAYYDNNAGKTRILMSAAIKAGIRHFVFSSTAAVYGPQPSDEPVRENAPLRPETPYGQSKLMSELMLRDAAAAYDFSYVALRYFNVAGADPNGRTGQSTDGATHLIKVACEAALGRRRQVDIYGTDYPTHDGTGVRDYIHVSDLVEAHMMALQHLRRGGRPLVANCGYGMGYSVLDVLNMVMRVYGQAFRIHMAPRRPGDAASVVADATLAHRELGWEPKYNCMETIVRSSLEWENYLAHRSGFDVSGLHKVFAAPSI, from the coding sequence ATGACAGTGTTGGTGACGGGCGGCGCGGGATATATCGGCAGCCATATGGTCTGGAAATTGCTCGACGCTGGCGAGGATGTGGTGGTTATCGACCGTCTTTCCACCGGCTTTCGCTGGGCAGTCGCGCCGGCTGCACGCTTCTATCTCGGCGATGTCGCCGATGAAGTGTTGCTGCAAAAGATCTTCGCGGAAAATGATATCGACGCCGTCGTTCACTTCGCCGGCTCCGCCGTCGTGCCGGCGTCGATCGAAGATCCGCTAGCCTATTACGACAACAACGCCGGCAAAACCCGCATCCTGATGAGCGCGGCGATCAAGGCCGGTATTCGCCACTTCGTCTTTTCCTCCACCGCCGCCGTCTACGGCCCGCAGCCCTCCGACGAACCGGTGCGGGAAAACGCGCCGCTGCGGCCGGAAACACCCTATGGGCAATCCAAGCTGATGTCGGAATTGATGCTGCGCGATGCCGCCGCCGCTTACGATTTCAGCTATGTGGCGCTGCGTTATTTCAACGTCGCCGGCGCCGATCCGAACGGCAGGACCGGCCAATCGACCGACGGCGCCACGCACCTTATCAAGGTCGCCTGCGAAGCGGCCCTCGGCCGGCGCCGCCAGGTGGATATCTACGGCACGGACTATCCGACACACGACGGCACCGGCGTGCGCGACTACATTCACGTTTCCGATCTCGTCGAAGCCCATATGATGGCGCTGCAGCATCTGAGACGCGGCGGCCGGCCGCTGGTTGCCAATTGCGGTTATGGCATGGGCTATTCGGTGCTCGATGTCCTGAACATGGTCATGCGCGTCTACGGCCAAGCGTTTCGCATTCACATGGCGCCGCGCCGGCCCGGCGATGCCGCCAGCGTCGTCGCCGATGCCACGCTCGCCCATCGCGAACTAGGCTGGGAGCCGAAATACAATTGCATGGAGACGATCGTGCGCTCGTCACTGGAGTGGGAAAACTACCTCGCGCACAGATCCGGTTTCGATGTCAGTGGCCTGCATAAGGTGTTCGCAGCACCCAGCATCTGA
- a CDS encoding EAL domain-containing protein, whose translation MRNLLSGLRLQKENPTFLVAQYKALASQIPVLYILLIINALAVVITHIHTAPMWLAVYVPVSLSILCVFRIVWWQLHGQDPIDADRAYGVMRRTVVLAGVLTLAFGIWAVALYQYGNAYQQGQISYFLVVTGISCVFCLMHLPAAALLTTAITFSFMVVTFMFSGNSVFVATATSVIFLSFPFVRVINSYFRNFAGLVRLTEELGDKQAEAERLNLVNSRNALQDQLTGLANRRSFFRELQDLLQQRPETPPIIGLVDLDGFKPVNDVFGHAAGDFVLKQTAERFVALMGGKGTIARLGGDEFGVIFPSDLSRDCVSEMGQAFCAALREPYDVPGGSIRISGSCGIVVPEGGGHTAEQLYEKADFALYQVKSRRSGNVEFFSHDLEEILQQRHLIELELQGDNFARELSLEYQPIIDLDDGHVVGFEALARWNSARLGRVSPDAFIPAAERTAMIGKMTRILFAEALQALSIMPPPLRMSFNLSARDICDHETSMALLAMIHAARIDPRRIEFEITETALLSDFNTAYEVIGLLRGAGITIALDDFGTGFSSLSHIHRLEFDKIKIDKSFVMRFDRDVRCMNITRSVASLCRNLGITSVAEGVESAAIAEALHAFGVRLAQGYHFSRPLRLHDAIAFAEASESGIAAGRVASA comes from the coding sequence ATGAGGAACTTGCTTTCAGGCTTGCGCCTGCAGAAAGAGAATCCGACGTTTCTGGTGGCGCAATACAAGGCGCTGGCGTCACAGATACCGGTCCTTTATATTCTTTTGATCATCAACGCCCTGGCCGTGGTGATCACCCATATCCACACCGCGCCGATGTGGCTGGCGGTTTATGTGCCGGTCAGCCTGAGCATCCTCTGCGTTTTCCGCATCGTCTGGTGGCAGTTGCATGGGCAGGATCCCATCGATGCGGATCGAGCCTATGGTGTGATGCGCCGGACCGTCGTGCTCGCCGGCGTGCTGACCCTTGCTTTCGGCATCTGGGCAGTCGCACTTTATCAATACGGCAATGCCTATCAGCAGGGGCAAATTTCCTATTTCCTTGTGGTGACGGGCATTTCCTGCGTCTTCTGTCTGATGCATCTGCCGGCCGCAGCCCTTCTGACGACGGCCATTACCTTTTCCTTCATGGTCGTCACCTTCATGTTCTCGGGCAATTCCGTGTTCGTGGCGACCGCGACCAGCGTCATCTTCCTGTCGTTTCCCTTCGTTCGTGTCATCAATAGCTATTTCCGGAATTTTGCCGGGCTGGTGCGGCTGACGGAAGAACTCGGCGACAAGCAGGCGGAAGCCGAACGGTTGAACCTCGTCAACAGCCGCAACGCGCTACAGGATCAACTGACCGGTCTTGCCAACCGCCGCAGTTTCTTTCGCGAATTGCAGGATCTCTTGCAGCAACGGCCGGAGACGCCACCAATCATCGGCCTTGTCGATCTCGACGGCTTCAAGCCGGTCAACGACGTCTTTGGCCATGCCGCCGGTGATTTCGTGTTGAAACAGACTGCCGAACGTTTTGTGGCTTTGATGGGCGGCAAGGGCACAATTGCGCGCCTTGGGGGCGACGAGTTCGGCGTGATTTTTCCAAGCGATCTCAGCCGTGATTGTGTCTCCGAGATGGGGCAGGCTTTCTGTGCGGCGCTCCGCGAACCCTATGATGTGCCCGGCGGCTCCATCCGCATTTCCGGGTCCTGCGGTATCGTCGTTCCGGAGGGCGGCGGCCACACCGCCGAGCAGCTCTATGAAAAGGCGGACTTCGCCCTCTATCAGGTCAAGAGCCGCCGCAGCGGCAATGTCGAGTTCTTCTCCCACGATCTCGAAGAAATCCTCCAGCAACGGCACCTGATCGAGTTGGAATTGCAGGGCGATAATTTCGCCAGGGAGTTGTCGCTGGAATATCAGCCGATCATCGATCTCGATGATGGCCATGTCGTCGGTTTCGAAGCTTTGGCGCGCTGGAACAGCGCCCGCCTCGGCCGCGTCAGCCCCGATGCCTTCATCCCCGCCGCCGAACGCACCGCGATGATCGGCAAGATGACCCGCATCCTCTTCGCGGAGGCGCTGCAGGCGTTGTCGATCATGCCGCCGCCGCTGCGCATGTCCTTTAACCTCTCGGCCCGCGATATCTGCGACCATGAAACGTCGATGGCTCTTCTTGCCATGATCCATGCCGCCAGGATCGACCCGCGCCGCATCGAATTCGAGATCACCGAGACGGCCTTATTGTCGGATTTCAACACCGCCTATGAGGTCATCGGCCTGCTGCGCGGCGCAGGTATTACCATCGCGCTCGACGATTTCGGCACCGGCTTTTCCAGCCTCAGCCATATCCACCGGTTGGAATTCGACAAGATCAAGATCGACAAGAGCTTCGTCATGCGGTTTGATCGTGATGTCCGCTGCATGAATATCACCCGCTCGGTTGCCAGTCTCTGCCGCAATCTCGGCATCACATCGGTCGCCGAAGGCGTCGAAAGTGCTGCAATTGCCGAGGCGCTGCATGCTTTCGGCGTGCGGTTGGCGCAGGGCTATCATTTTTCCAGGCCGTTGCGTCTGCATGATGCGATCGCCTTTGCCGAGGCGAGCGAGAGCGGCATCGCGGCGGGGCGCGTGGCAAGCGCCTAG
- a CDS encoding LysR family transcriptional regulator has translation MKTAPHFTWDDLQFFLAVARTGQLSTAARQLRTSHATVSRRIDRLEFSLQVKLFERNPRGYMLTGMGQRFIDTAERMEQETERLRSDLRVGSAAQRGVVRISAPEGFSNFFFTTMLSEFTARYPNISLELVTIQQIMSLSRKEADIVIVLDPPKAGPYFTEKLTDYHLQVYGSRDYLASHPPVESRDDLPEHAFVGYIEDMIFAPGLDYLGDIHPRIKPQFQSSSIFAQLTATKSGLGLCVLPFFIACRHPDLQMVLPDEVDLKRHYWITCHRDLRQSPRVRTVIDFLVEAVHRNAPAFLGHASA, from the coding sequence ATGAAGACCGCGCCGCACTTCACCTGGGACGACCTGCAGTTCTTCCTGGCGGTGGCCCGGACCGGGCAGCTTTCAACCGCTGCGCGGCAATTGCGCACCAGCCACGCCACCGTCTCGCGCCGTATCGACCGGCTGGAATTTTCGCTTCAGGTCAAGCTCTTCGAGCGCAATCCGCGGGGCTATATGCTGACCGGCATGGGCCAGCGCTTCATCGACACAGCCGAGCGAATGGAGCAGGAAACCGAGCGGCTGCGGTCAGACCTGAGGGTCGGCTCGGCGGCACAACGCGGCGTGGTGCGTATCAGCGCGCCGGAGGGCTTTTCCAATTTCTTCTTCACCACCATGCTTTCGGAGTTCACCGCGCGGTATCCGAACATCTCGCTGGAATTGGTGACGATCCAGCAGATCATGTCGCTGTCGCGCAAGGAAGCCGATATCGTCATCGTGCTCGACCCGCCGAAGGCCGGCCCCTATTTCACCGAGAAATTGACCGACTACCACCTGCAGGTCTATGGATCGCGGGATTACCTCGCCAGCCACCCGCCGGTGGAGAGCCGCGACGATCTGCCGGAGCACGCGTTCGTCGGCTACATCGAGGACATGATCTTTGCGCCTGGTCTCGATTATCTCGGCGACATCCATCCGCGCATCAAGCCGCAATTCCAGAGTTCCAGCATCTTTGCGCAGTTGACGGCGACCAAAAGCGGGCTGGGGCTCTGCGTGCTGCCCTTCTTTATCGCCTGCCGGCATCCGGACCTGCAGATGGTGCTGCCCGATGAAGTCGACCTGAAACGGCACTACTGGATCACCTGCCACCGCGACCTCAGGCAGTCGCCGCGCGTGCGCACCGTCATCGACTTTCTGGTAGAGGCCGTGCATCGCAACGCACCGGCCTTTCTGGGGCATGCGTCAGCTTAG